In the genome of Vicia villosa cultivar HV-30 ecotype Madison, WI linkage group LG7, Vvil1.0, whole genome shotgun sequence, one region contains:
- the LOC131618876 gene encoding stemmadenine O-acetyltransferase-like: MEINVTSRQIIKPSSPTSNEHKTYKLCLFDVFQLNTYFPLILFYRKTSDMQEFSNVSTKLKDSLSKTLTIFYPLCGRRNDIFSIDCNDEGAIYMETSTNMEMEEFLSPPKLELINKLLPCEPNKTHPYNEILPQILVQVNIFKCGGIAIGLCNLHTILDAYSCSLFLKTWSSICNGSIDEICEPNFSTSSLIFPPRNTKGVREGVLNINKGLEIELKCSTRRFLFDNKSINELKEISLKNDSAKTKLHTSYKVVSSFICKHMIVACMKETCDESKKLVVVLHVVDMRRRMGESLLQNSIGNLLWPAMVVCENVKKDTKISDMVKVLGDEIGKVNEELYLKLKNDPSFLWSDECGELMLEGMENKNPISFVFTSWGNMGFKEIDFGWGKPLWIAQRGGTKETIPNTVVLMETCEGIEAWVAMADKHLDYLENDVEFNQFAMLNPNINFNHEDI, translated from the coding sequence ATGGAAATCAATGTTACATCAAGACAAATCATTAAACCATCATCTCCCACATCCAACGAACACAAAACCTACAAACTATGTTTGTTTGATGTGTTTCAACTAAACACATATTTTCCATTAATCCTATTTTATCGCAAAACAAGTGACATGCAAGAATTCTCAAATGTCTCAACAAAACTAAAGGACTCACTATCTAAGACACTAACAATTTTCTACCCTCTTTGTGGTAGAAGAAATGATATCTTCTCTATCGATTGCAACGACGAAGGCGCGATATACATGGAAACTTCAACAAACATGGAAATGGAAGAGTTTCTAAGTCCTCCAAAATTGGAATTAATAAACAAATTACTTccttgtgaaccaaacaaaaCACATCCTTACAATGAAATCTTGCCACAAATATTAGTCCAAGTAAACATTTTCAAGTGTGGTGGAATAGCTATTGGTTTATGCAATCTCCATACAATACTAGATGCATATTCTTGTAGTCTATTCTTAAAAACATGGTCTTCTATTTGCAATGGGTCAATTGATGAAATTTGTGAGCCGAATTTCTCaacttcttctttgattttccctCCAAGGAACACCAAGGGTGTTAGGGAAGGCGTGTTGAATATTAATAAAGGATTAGAGATAGAACTGAAGTGCTCTACAAGAAGATTTTTATTCGATAACAAATCAATCAATGAATTGAAAGAAATATCATTGAAAAATGATTCGGCCAAAACAAAATTACATACAAGTTACAAAGTAGTGTCTTCATTTATATGTAAACACATGATTGTAGCATGCATGAAGGAAACTTGTGATGAAAGCAAAAAGCTAGTGGTGGTTTTACATGTTGTAGACATGAGGAGAAGGATGGGAGAGAGTTTGTTACAAAACTCAATTGGAAATTTACTATGGCCAGCTATGGTTGTTTGTGAGAATGTTAAAAAGGACACTAAAATTAGTGATATGGTTAAAGTTTTGGGAGATGAAAttggaaaggttaatgaagaattgtatttgaaattgaaaaatgATCCTAGTTTTTTATGGAGTGATGAGTGTGGTGAGTTAATGCTTGAAGGTAtggaaaataaaaatccaatttcatttgtgTTTACAAGTTGGGGAAATATGGGATTTAAAGAAATTGATTTTGGTTGGGGAAAGCCTTTGTGGATTGCTCAAAGAGGtggtacaaaagaaactattccAAATACAGTTGTGTTGATGGAAACATGTGAGGGAATTGAGGCATGGGTAGCAATGGCTGATAAACATTtagattatttggaaaatgatgtaGAGTTTAACCAATTTGCTATGCTTAATCCTAATATTAATTTCAACCATGAAGATATTTAA
- the LOC131618875 gene encoding uncharacterized protein LOC131618875, translated as MVGRNDAAIVAALEAMALALQNQPNADENDGSCSLKCIKFENRMRSEIKKVVGYQKIYVFADLVDCCCIYEEDSNVHYKMVSERRGKSQQNRGNPYDAPAGKAKQKAAKVKKNNGGDATIGIVCFKCGKAGHKSTVCTAEAKRCFRCGKLGHAVFESKHKEVICFNYGEVGHIGSQCQKP; from the exons ATGGTTGGAAGGAACGATGCGGCAATTgttgctgctttggaagcaatggctctAGCTTTGCAGAATCAGCCGAACGCTGATGAGAATGATGGATCTTGTAGCTTG aagtgcatcaagtttgagaatagAATGCGCTCTGAGATCAAGAAAGTGGTTGGCTACCAAAAGATTTATGTCTTTGCggatttggttgattgttgttgTATTTATGAGGAGGATAGTAATGTGCACTATAAGATGGTTAGTGAGAGGAGGGGCAAGAGCCAACAGAACCGTGGCAATCCTTATGATGCTCCAGCTGGGAAAGCTAAGCAGAAAGCTGCTAAGGTCAAGAAAAATAATGGGGGAGATGCGACTATAGGTAttgtgtgcttcaagtgtggaaaAGCTGGTCATAAGAGCACTGTGTGTACTGCTGAAGCCAAGAGGTGTTTCCGTTGTGGTAAGCTTGGACATGCGGTGTTTGAAAGCAAGCATAAGGAGGTGATTTGCTTCAACTATGGTGAAGTGGGGCACATTGGTAGTCAGTGTCAGAAACCATAG